The sequence GCTGCGCTGCATCAACCGGCTCGAAACGCCGACCTCCGGCACCGTGATTGTCGACGGACACGACATCATGAACCCGCGCACGGACATCAATTACGTACGCACCGAGGCGGGCATGGTCTTTCAGCAGTTCAATCTTTTTCCGCACATGAGCGTGCTCGACAACGTGATCCTCGGCCCGGTCAAAGTCCGCAAGATGCCCCGCGCCGAAGCCGAGCACCTCGGTTACGACCTGCTGGCCAAAGTCGGCCTTGGTTCCAAGGCCCAGGCTTATCCGGAACAGCTCTCAGGCGGGCAGAAGCAGCGCGTGGCCATTGCCCGCGCCCTGGCTCTGCAACCCAAGGTCATCCTCTTCGACGAGCCAACCTCGGCCCTGGACCCGGAACTGGTCGGAGAAGTGCTTGAAGTCATGAAGAAGCTGGCGGCGGAAGGCATGACCATGATCGTGGTCACGCACGAAATGGGCTTTGCCCGCGAAGTGGCGGACCGGGTCATCTTTATCGATGAGGGGGTGATTCAGGAAGCAAACAGCCCGCAGGAATTTTTCAGCAACCCCAAAAACCCCCGCCTGCGGGACTTTCTGGGCAAGATCGTCGGTACCTGTCAGGAAATGTAAACGGTCGAACCGTTACAGCCTCATTTTCTCTTCCGCGCCTTCCGCCTCCACGCGTCCCACCAACTGCGCGAACACGCTCGGCACCGGAGCGTCAAGCGTCATGCTCCGGCCCGAAAAGGGATGGGCAAAAGTGATGGAACGCGCGTGCAGCGCCAAACGGGAAAAGGTGTCGCCTTTGACCCCGTATTTCTTGTCCCCGGCGATAGGATGCCCCGCATCCGCCATCTGCACGCGAATCTGATGCTTGCGCCCGGTCAGCAGCGTCACATCCAGAAGCGAATATCCTCCCCTCTCCTTGAGCACGGTCCAGGCCGTCCGGGCCAGTTTGCCCAGGGCCGCGTCGCGCGTGGCATAGACCTTGTGCACCCCGCTCTCGACCAGATGGGAGCTCAGCATGCCCGAGGCCTTGCCCATCTGCCCGTGTACCACCGCGGCATATATCTTGGTGGTATCTTCCCACTGGTCCTGCAGGGTGCGCTTGGCAACCTCGGTCTTGGCGAAGAGCACGATCCCGGAAGTTTCGCGGTCCAGACGATGAACAATGAAAATCCTGTACCGGGACTTGGCATTGCCTTTGCGCACGTAGTCGGTCAGGGCGTAATAGGCCGTGCGCGTCTTTTCCGTTTCCGTGGCCATGGTCAGCATCCCGGCGGGCTTGTTTACGACGATAATATCCCGGTCTTCGTAAATGATGACCAGACCGGGCGGCAGGTGACGGGAGCCTGGACGCAGAGAGGCGTGCATGATTTGTCCTTAAAAAAAGTTTGCGGATTTAAAAATTCAAAAAAAGCCCGCGTCATCGAATAGATGACCGAAAATCGTCAACTCTCCCGCACAAACCCCTTTGACTTGAGCTTGTCTGCGTACTGGGAATGCAGGGGACGGATCAGGTTGAGTCTTTTTTCGGCCCGGGAGGCGAAAATATTGTCTCCGGCGGCCAGGACCACTCCGGTCTGGCCGTCCTGGGTCAGGTAGACGTCCGGGTCGGCATCGAGGACCAGGATGCGCAGGGCGTTCTCGAAAGGCAGGACCATGGGCCTGAAGGCGTGCAGGAAAGGACAGATGGGGGTCAGGGCGAAGACGTTGAGTTCCGGATAGATGAGCGGGCCGCCAGCGGAAATGGAATAGCCCGAGGAACCGGTCGGCGTGGCCACGATCATGCCGTCGGCCCGCACCGTGCCCAGGTGGTCGGTGCCGTACCACATGTCGAGCCGGATCATGCGCGCCAGGCTCCCGCAACTGATGACCAGATCATTGATGGCATAGCCCCGGTAATACTCCTGACCGCGCCGGAGCACGTGAAAACTGATGACCAGCCGCCGGGACATGTCGTATTCCCCGCGCAGAATGAGCGTCAGGGTTTCCCGCCAGTCCGTGGGAGAGAGTTCCGTCAGAAATCCCACCTTGCCGAGATTGAGTCCCAGAATGGGAATACCCAGATCCTGCACGGCCCTGGCCACGGCGAGCAGGGTCCCATCGCCTCCCAGGGTCAGGATCATGTCCGCACTCCCCCAGGTCGAGACGCAGTGCACCTTCTCCTTGGAGGACACGACAATCCGTGCCGTGCGGCCCTCACCCACGAGCCAGCGCCGGATTTGCTGGGCCATGTTGGCCGCCAGTTCATTTTCGACGTTATGGACGATGACTATGTTGCTAATGATTTTTCCCATTTGCGAGAGTGTAAGCAAAAGGTGCCGCGTATTCAAGGAGAGGAGCAATGTTCGCTGGAGCCGGGCCATGGGCGTGGGCGGAGTTTTTTCAAAAAAAAATTAAAGTTCGCGTATTACTGGCCGATAGGGTGAAATAAGAGGTATGCCCTGTGACAGTGAATCCCTTTCTCGTCAAAAGCGTGATGCGCACGTACGACCAGCACCAAGAAGCCGGTCGGCGTATCGCCAGGTTCAAAAAATACATGGACCGCGGCGGGCAGCAGGATTCCGTTTCCATTTCCAAGGAAGCCAAAAGGCGCCAGTTGGTTGAAAAAGTCGCAGGCGAGATTGTGGACAACCTCATCGGCTCGGACACCGCAAACCCGGTAGTCCGTGAAATCAAGACGCAGATGGCCAAGGAATTCGGACAGGACGTGCTTTTCAGGTATCCATCCGACGGAAGCGGCCTTCAAATACTGAAAAAAACAGACCAGGGGGTCGCGGAATTGACCAACGGCGAAAAGGATGCTTTCATGCGCCGTTTGTGGGAAGTTGCCTTGACCCGGGTCAACGAAACAATGCTCTAGGCTTTCCCCCGAGGCACATGCCTCCCGGATGACGGAAAAAGCCAGTGCGGCCGGAATAACCGGCAGGAGCGAAAAATGACGATCAACACCATCAAACCATTCAGCGGTTACGAGTCTACGCGACTGGACCATCTGGAGCAGCAGCGCCAGGAACACCAGAAGCCCGTCGCCAATCAGGACAGCGGCACCGACCGTATCTCCATTTCCGATGAAGCGCGGCTCAAGATGAGCATGCTCAAGGCTGCCCAGGAAAACGACGGGGTAAGGGCCGACAAAGTCGCCGACGTAAAGGCCAGGATCGAGGCGGGAGAGTATGAGGCAAGCGGCAAGGACATCGCGGCCAGCCTGCTCAGGCAAGAACTGGATATCTGGGGCTGACCCATTCCCGACCCGGCGGCAGGAAACGCCCGACCGACGCCCAGGCCGGACCCGGATGCCGACAAAGCCAGCTCAAAACCCTCGTCACTTGACGGGGGTTTTGTCATTAAAGCGGCATATTGCGCACAACGGGACTCAAACAACTGAAATACGAATTTGTCTGCATCGAGCGTTTGATTCCTAAAAATCACCTCCGCCGCAACTTTGCCGCGCTCATCGATTCGTGATTCAGCCACGACAAGGATCAAAAGCCGTGTTTCAGCGGCTTTTTTTTGGTCTTGTCCTTGCGCCCCACTTCCCTTAGTTTCCATCAGGATGCGCGAGCATCACATCGTACCTCAACAAACCGGAGCCCCCTTAATGCCCGAATCGCACGTTACCCTCACCCCCCTTGGCGGGCTGGGAGAAATAGGCATGAACTGCATGGCCCTGGAGACCGAGCAGAGCATGATCCTGGTGGACTGCGGGCTCATGTTTCCGGACGTCATCCTTTATGGCGTGGACGTGGTCATCCCCCGCATGGATTTCATCGTCAGCCGCAAGCACAAATTGAAGGGCATCATCCTGACCCACGGCCATGAGGACCATATCGGGGCGTTGGCCTGGCTTGTCCCCTATCTGCAGGAAGTCCCACTTTACGGCTCCGAGTTCACCCTGCGCCTGGCGATGAAACGCCTGCAGGAGCGCAACCTCGACTCCCACGTGAAGCTGCACCCGGTGCGCGCGCGGGAGCGGGTCGAACTGGGCGAATTCGCCGTGACCTTCATGCCCGTCTGCCACAGCATCATCGAGGGCTTCGGGCTCGGTATCGAGACCCCGGCCGGACGCATCGTGCACACGGGCGATTTCAAGATCGACCGCAACCCCCAGGGCGGGCACGCCACCGACCTTGACGCCTTCGCCAAATTTTCAAGCGAGGGCGTGCTGCTCATGCTCTCCGACTCCACCAACGTGGAACGCGAAGGTTTCTCCCTGACGGAACAGGAAATCCAGGACTCTCTGGATGAAGTCTTTGCCGAAGCCAAGGGCCGCATTCTGGTCACCCTTTTCGCCACCCATATCCAGCGCATGCAGGAAATTTTCGACCTTGCGGCCAAGCACGGGCGCAGGGTGGCCTTCACCGGGCGCAGCCTGGTCACCAACATCGACGTTGCCAAGGATCTCGGGCATCTGCGGTTCAACCGCGAAAATTCCTGCGACATGGAGGAGTTGGCCTATCTTGACGACGACAAGATCGTCATTCTGCTGACCGGCTCCCAGGGCGAACCCCTTTCGGCCTTGAGCCGCGTGGCCCGGAGCGAGCACCGGCAGATCAACATCCATAAGGGCGACACGGTGATCATGTCCTCGCGCTTCATCCCGGGCAACACCAGGGCCATCACCCGGGTCATCAACGACCTCTACCGGCACGGGGCTAGCGTACTCTACGAAAAAGTGCAGGCCATCCACGCCTCAGGCCATGCCCACAAGGAAGAGCTGCGGATCATGCTCGACACGGTCCATCCCAAATTTTTCGTGCCGGTGCATGGCGAATACCGCCACCTTTTCAAGCACGCCGAACTGGCCGTTTCGCGGGGCATCGCGCCGGAACGCGCGCTGATCCTGGAGAACGGCCACCCCGTGACCCTGTCCACGTCGGGCATCCGTCTGGAGGAAGCGGTCTTCGCGGAGTCCATCCTGGTCGACGGCAAGGGCGTGGGCGACGTAGGCCAGAGCGTGCTCAAGGAACGCCAGATCCTGGGCGGCGAAGGGCTCGTCATTGTGCTCCTGGTGCAGGACGAATTCGGGACCATCGTCTTCGGCCCCAGCATCCAGTCCAAGGGGTTCATCTTTGAACAGCATTTCTCCCACATCCTTGAAGACGCCAAGTGCATCATATTAGATGTCATGGAAGGCAACCCCGGCTGCGAGGCCTACAAGCTGGAAGAGAAAATCAGGTCCTCCCTGCGCCGCTTTTTCCGCAAGGTCCTGGAACGCGACCCCATCGTCATTCCCCTCATCGCCCGGGTATAATTTTTTCTTGCCAAGGATAAAGCACTCGCGTACCGACTTCAGTTCTCAAACACTCCACACGTCCGCATTTTTGGTTTGGCCCATTCGGGCTCCTGCGGGCGGAGGAATAAAACCAAGGAGATTACCATGGCTTATGTAAGTATGAAACAGATGCTGGAGACCGGAGTCCACTTCGGCCACCAGACCCGCCGCTGGAACCCCAAGATGCGCCCCTTCATTTTCGGCGCGCGCAAGGGCATCCACATCATCGACCTGCAGCAGACCGTGAAGCTGTACCGCAAGGCCCACGATTTCATCGCCGATACCGTGGCCCGCGGCGGAAAGATCATTTTTGTCGGCACCAAGCGCCAGGCGCAGGACGTGATCAAGACCGAAGCCGAGCGCTGCGGCATGTACCACGTCACCAACCGCTGGCTGGGCGGCACGCTGACCAACTACCAGACCATCCGCACCAGCATCACCCGCCTGAAAAAGCTTGAAGGCATGTTCGAAGACGGCTCCGTCAGCCGCTTCCTGAAAAAAGAAGTCGTGCGCATGGAACGTGAAGTCACCAAGCTGAACCTGACCCTCGGCGGCATCAAGGACATGGAAGAGCCGCCTGCGGCCGCCTTCATCATCGATCCGCACCGCGAAGAGATCGCCGTCAAGGAATGCCGCAAGCTGGGCATCCCGATCGTGGCCGTGGTCGACACCAACTGCGACCCCGACCTGATCGACTATATCATCCCGGGCAATGACGACGCCATCCGCGCCATCAAGCTCTTTGCCGGCGCAATGGCCGATGCCTGCATGGAAGGCGCCGCCAGCACCAAGGACGCTCCTGTCGAAGCCAAGGCCAACAAGGTTCCCGAAGTCGAACTCCCTGTCGGTTCCGCAGAGCCGGAATCCGTAGATACAGACGAAGAGGTATAATACGATGAGCATCACTGCAGCGATGGTTAAGGACCTGCGCGAACGCACCGGCGTAGGCATGATGGATTGCAAGAAAGCACTGGCCGAATGCGATGGCGATGAAGAAAAAGCCATTGCCTGGTTGCGCGAAAAAGGGCTGTCCAAGGCTGCCAAGAAAGCCGGCCGGGCCACCTCTGAAGGTCTGGTGACCGTTATCGTCGCAGCCGACGGCAAATCCGCGGCCATGAGCGAACTCAAGTGTGAGACCGATTTCGTGTCCAAGAACGAGGAATTCACCGCCTTGGCCGAAGGCTTGGCCACCCTCGCCCTGGAAAAGAAGACCGACAAGGTGGAAGATCTGCCTGCCGAAGCCTCCGACCTGACCGGCCTCATCGGCAAGATCGGCGAGAACATGCAGGTAGGCCGCCTGGCTTACGTGGCCTTCTCCGGCGAAGGCGCCATCGGTACCTACGTCCATTCCACCAAGAAGCTTGGCGTCCTGGTCGAACTGTCCGGTCAGGTCAGCCCTGAGGTGGCCAAGGATGTGGCCATGCAGATCGCGGCCGCCAATCCCCTGTGCGTCAGCCCGGATCAGATCCCGGCCGAAACCCTGGCCCAGGAAAAGGAAATCTACCTGAACCAGGCCAAGGAAGAGGGCAAGCCGGCCCAGATCGCCGAGAAGATCGTCGAGGGACGCATCCGCAAATTCTACCAGGAAGTCTGTCTGCGCGAGCAGCTCTTCATCAAAGACGACAAAAAGACCATCAAGGATCTTCTTGGAAAAAATGCCGAGATTGTCCGGTTCTTCCGGTTCGCCATCGGCGCATAAGCAAAGGGCCGCAAGGCCCTTTTTTTTGGCCCTCAGATCGTCAAACTTCGCATCTGCCCCGCTTCACGCCTCCTGTTGCAGCGGGTGCGCGAAATGGATATACGATCATCCGAGAAGGAGGCTTGGGGCAGCCCTGCCTCCTTTTCGTTCACCGCTTACCCAAGAGGTACCTATCCATGGAGAAACTCCGATACGGCAGAGTCATGCTCAAGCTGAGCGGAGAGGCCCTGGCCGGAGAGCAGGGCTTCGGCATCGAACCCCAGACCATCCAGTCCATTTGTCGAGAGCTTGCCGAAGCGGCCTCCATGGGCGTGCAGCTCAGCATGGTCATCGGCGGCGGCAACATTTTTCGCGGCATTTCCGTGTCCTCCAAGGGCATGGACCGCGCCTCGGCCGACTACATGGGCATGCTGGCCACGGTCATGAATGCCCTGGCGGTACAGGACGCCCTGGAAAAACTGGGCATCACGACCCGCGTCATGACCGCCATCGACATGAAGGAAGTGGCCGAGCCCTACATCCGGCGCCGCGCCATCCGTCACCTCGAAAAAGGCCGCGTGGTCATCTGCGCTGCCGGAACGGGCATCCCCTATTTCACCACGGACACGGCGGCAGCGCTCAGAGCCATGGAGCTCAAATGCGAGGCCATCCTCAAAGCCACCAGGGTCAACGGCGTCTATGACAAGGATCCCGAAAAGCACTCCGACGCAGTCATGTTCAACAGGCTGACCTATCTGGACGTGCTGCAGCGTCGCCTCAAAGTCATGGATTCCGCAGCGATATCCCTTTGCATGGACAACAAACTCCCCATCGGGGTCTTCAACCTCTTTGTACCCGGCAACATCCAGCGGGTGGTCAGGGGCGAAGAAGTCGGAACAATTGTTCAAGGAGAATGACATGGAAAAGCACACACAGGATTGCACGAACAGGATGCAGAAAAGCATCGACAGTCTGGAAAAGGATTTTTCCAAGCTGCGCACCGGCCGCGCCTCCACGGCACTGGTCGACAGCATCCGGGTTGAATACTACGGCACCCCGACA is a genomic window of Desulfomicrobium baculatum DSM 4028 containing:
- the flgM gene encoding flagellar biosynthesis anti-sigma factor FlgM produces the protein MTINTIKPFSGYESTRLDHLEQQRQEHQKPVANQDSGTDRISISDEARLKMSMLKAAQENDGVRADKVADVKARIEAGEYEASGKDIAASLLRQELDIWG
- a CDS encoding ribonuclease J, which codes for MPESHVTLTPLGGLGEIGMNCMALETEQSMILVDCGLMFPDVILYGVDVVIPRMDFIVSRKHKLKGIILTHGHEDHIGALAWLVPYLQEVPLYGSEFTLRLAMKRLQERNLDSHVKLHPVRARERVELGEFAVTFMPVCHSIIEGFGLGIETPAGRIVHTGDFKIDRNPQGGHATDLDAFAKFSSEGVLLMLSDSTNVEREGFSLTEQEIQDSLDEVFAEAKGRILVTLFATHIQRMQEIFDLAAKHGRRVAFTGRSLVTNIDVAKDLGHLRFNRENSCDMEELAYLDDDKIVILLTGSQGEPLSALSRVARSEHRQINIHKGDTVIMSSRFIPGNTRAITRVINDLYRHGASVLYEKVQAIHASGHAHKEELRIMLDTVHPKFFVPVHGEYRHLFKHAELAVSRGIAPERALILENGHPVTLSTSGIRLEEAVFAESILVDGKGVGDVGQSVLKERQILGGEGLVIVLLVQDEFGTIVFGPSIQSKGFIFEQHFSHILEDAKCIILDVMEGNPGCEAYKLEEKIRSSLRRFFRKVLERDPIVIPLIARV
- the tsf gene encoding translation elongation factor Ts; this encodes MSITAAMVKDLRERTGVGMMDCKKALAECDGDEEKAIAWLREKGLSKAAKKAGRATSEGLVTVIVAADGKSAAMSELKCETDFVSKNEEFTALAEGLATLALEKKTDKVEDLPAEASDLTGLIGKIGENMQVGRLAYVAFSGEGAIGTYVHSTKKLGVLVELSGQVSPEVAKDVAMQIAAANPLCVSPDQIPAETLAQEKEIYLNQAKEEGKPAQIAEKIVEGRIRKFYQEVCLREQLFIKDDKKTIKDLLGKNAEIVRFFRFAIGA
- the pyrH gene encoding UMP kinase — translated: MEKLRYGRVMLKLSGEALAGEQGFGIEPQTIQSICRELAEAASMGVQLSMVIGGGNIFRGISVSSKGMDRASADYMGMLATVMNALAVQDALEKLGITTRVMTAIDMKEVAEPYIRRRAIRHLEKGRVVICAAGTGIPYFTTDTAAALRAMELKCEAILKATRVNGVYDKDPEKHSDAVMFNRLTYLDVLQRRLKVMDSAAISLCMDNKLPIGVFNLFVPGNIQRVVRGEEVGTIVQGE
- a CDS encoding DVU0524 family FlgM-associated protein, with amino-acid sequence MTVNPFLVKSVMRTYDQHQEAGRRIARFKKYMDRGGQQDSVSISKEAKRRQLVEKVAGEIVDNLIGSDTANPVVREIKTQMAKEFGQDVLFRYPSDGSGLQILKKTDQGVAELTNGEKDAFMRRLWEVALTRVNETML
- a CDS encoding RluA family pseudouridine synthase; amino-acid sequence: MHASLRPGSRHLPPGLVIIYEDRDIIVVNKPAGMLTMATETEKTRTAYYALTDYVRKGNAKSRYRIFIVHRLDRETSGIVLFAKTEVAKRTLQDQWEDTTKIYAAVVHGQMGKASGMLSSHLVESGVHKVYATRDAALGKLARTAWTVLKERGGYSLLDVTLLTGRKHQIRVQMADAGHPIAGDKKYGVKGDTFSRLALHARSITFAHPFSGRSMTLDAPVPSVFAQLVGRVEAEGAEEKMRL
- the rpsB gene encoding 30S ribosomal protein S2 is translated as MAYVSMKQMLETGVHFGHQTRRWNPKMRPFIFGARKGIHIIDLQQTVKLYRKAHDFIADTVARGGKIIFVGTKRQAQDVIKTEAERCGMYHVTNRWLGGTLTNYQTIRTSITRLKKLEGMFEDGSVSRFLKKEVVRMEREVTKLNLTLGGIKDMEEPPAAAFIIDPHREEIAVKECRKLGIPIVAVVDTNCDPDLIDYIIPGNDDAIRAIKLFAGAMADACMEGAASTKDAPVEAKANKVPEVELPVGSAEPESVDTDEEV
- a CDS encoding amino acid ABC transporter ATP-binding protein, with the protein product MIEIKNLHKKFGELEVLKGVNLTVASGEVVCIIGPSGSGKSTVLRCINRLETPTSGTVIVDGHDIMNPRTDINYVRTEAGMVFQQFNLFPHMSVLDNVILGPVKVRKMPRAEAEHLGYDLLAKVGLGSKAQAYPEQLSGGQKQRVAIARALALQPKVILFDEPTSALDPELVGEVLEVMKKLAAEGMTMIVVTHEMGFAREVADRVIFIDEGVIQEANSPQEFFSNPKNPRLRDFLGKIVGTCQEM